The Agromyces mariniharenae genome includes a window with the following:
- a CDS encoding endo-1,4-beta-xylanase produces the protein MQRRRILRTLALATAAAVSAALGVAIAAPASADPVMVSAADFEDGTTGPWGPRGGVSLTVTEAEAHGGAKSLAVTNRTANWQGVSASSATLGLQPGGTYQFSAWVKLPAGEAGTTGIHFTAEQTPAGGGSNTYTWIGGSVDTTADGWVQIGGAYVFPDALAGANLYIEAAAIGDRNPSFLVDDLLITTEDGGTVPDPDFVPGGAINPVVTPVSLAEGTGNVSALTFDDGPNPGTTPALLDFLAAHDLKAVFCVIGQNITAPGGAAILQRIVDEGHVLCNHSTGYADMGSWSAAQVEADLKANLQIIRTALGDPNQPVPFWRAPNGSWGVTPAVAVALGMQPLAVVNTIDDWATQDVATLTGNLRTAMKPGEVVLAHDGGGDRSGTLAAVQTVVAERLADGWQFVFPKGTPPAAGEVVLDTDFEDGLDGWGLRGGSGTTTATVELSTAQAHGGAQAAVVTDRSTQGDGIGHDVTGLLDPSVTYELTAWLRFGEGQDVDDVWLSRANTTGGTTAFATLAQFDTVTNSGWTEVTATFQGSDADGSLLYFETRWDNGAVGNISDLYVDDIVLRVPEPPVIEDLTGIRETVDFPVGVAIDSRETSGAASELLLRHFDQVTPENFMKPEAWYDADGDFVAANAEADAVMDFAQEHDLRVYGHVLVWHSQTPAWFFQDDAGQPLAADDAGRAVLRDRMRTHIFDVAEYLAGKYGPFGSDTNPLTAFDVVNEVVSDGGEFTDGLRRSEWYRILGEEFIDLAFAYADEAFNEVHAADGADRPVALFINDYNTEQGGKQERYRALVERLLARGVPVDGVGHQFHVSLAMPVSALEQAIVAFEDLPVTQAVTELDVTTGTPVAQAKLVDQGYYYRDAFRVFREHADSLYSVTVWGLTDGRSWRAGSGAPLIFDDQYRAKPAYHGAIDGDLPAPQRTANVFAGDVPLDDAATASPEWDRLPRHAVEGVAEFQLRWASDHLTVFASVDDATTDAVDGVELRLGDAVITVGRDGSGGVAAEVTEHEGGYDLVAHLPLSGAVQGDTLAFDLRVTDASGETVGWNAPGVLGTLTLVEPLSVLEVVEADAAPAVDGAIEAAWSDANTVRTEKPVLGETGATADVRTLWSGDTLYVLAEVADPIVDVSGSDPWIQDSVEVYVDPGNAKNGSYRYDDTQIRVSAANAVSFGTGDEGFQRARVQSATALVDGGYVVELSVDLGDAAGLGTFHGLDFQVNDASGGQRTAIRNWADPTGAGYQSTARWGVGEFVGPAAPTAVENVVAPSIQGQSLAGRVLTADPGEWSPSPVELSYQWQRDGVDIPGATGALYRVHGLDRGSALTVIVTATADGLDAGVAATSPVTVPGIGRPLP, from the coding sequence ATGCAACGACGCAGGATCCTGAGAACACTCGCCCTCGCCACTGCGGCCGCCGTGTCGGCCGCGCTCGGCGTCGCCATCGCGGCCCCGGCCAGTGCCGACCCGGTCATGGTCAGTGCGGCCGACTTCGAGGACGGCACCACCGGCCCCTGGGGTCCGCGCGGGGGCGTCTCGCTCACCGTGACCGAGGCCGAGGCCCACGGCGGCGCCAAGAGCCTCGCCGTGACGAACCGCACGGCGAACTGGCAGGGGGTGTCGGCGAGCTCCGCGACGCTGGGCCTGCAACCGGGTGGCACCTACCAGTTCTCGGCGTGGGTGAAGCTGCCCGCCGGCGAGGCGGGCACGACCGGCATCCACTTCACCGCGGAGCAGACGCCCGCCGGCGGCGGCTCGAACACCTACACGTGGATCGGCGGGTCCGTCGACACCACGGCCGACGGCTGGGTGCAGATCGGGGGCGCCTACGTGTTCCCCGACGCGCTGGCCGGCGCGAACCTGTACATCGAGGCGGCCGCGATCGGCGACCGGAACCCGTCGTTCCTTGTGGACGACCTCCTCATCACGACCGAGGACGGAGGCACGGTGCCCGATCCCGACTTCGTGCCGGGCGGCGCGATCAACCCCGTCGTCACGCCGGTGAGCCTGGCGGAGGGCACAGGGAACGTCTCGGCCCTGACGTTCGACGACGGGCCGAACCCCGGGACGACGCCTGCGCTGCTCGACTTCCTCGCCGCCCACGACCTGAAGGCCGTGTTCTGCGTCATCGGGCAGAACATCACCGCACCGGGCGGCGCCGCGATCCTGCAGCGGATCGTCGACGAGGGCCACGTGCTCTGCAACCACTCGACGGGCTACGCCGACATGGGCTCGTGGTCGGCGGCGCAGGTCGAGGCCGACCTGAAGGCCAACCTGCAGATCATCCGCACCGCGCTCGGCGACCCGAACCAGCCCGTGCCGTTCTGGCGCGCCCCCAACGGCAGCTGGGGCGTCACGCCGGCGGTCGCGGTCGCGCTCGGCATGCAGCCGCTCGCAGTGGTCAACACGATCGACGACTGGGCGACCCAGGATGTGGCGACCCTGACCGGGAACCTCCGCACGGCCATGAAGCCGGGCGAGGTCGTGCTCGCGCACGACGGCGGCGGCGACCGGTCGGGCACCCTCGCGGCGGTGCAGACGGTGGTCGCCGAGCGGCTCGCCGACGGCTGGCAGTTCGTCTTCCCGAAGGGCACGCCGCCGGCCGCGGGTGAGGTCGTGCTCGACACCGACTTCGAGGACGGGCTCGACGGCTGGGGCCTGCGCGGCGGCAGCGGCACCACGACCGCGACGGTCGAGCTCTCGACGGCGCAGGCGCACGGCGGCGCGCAGGCGGCGGTCGTGACGGACCGGTCGACCCAGGGCGACGGAATCGGCCACGACGTGACCGGGCTGCTCGACCCGTCCGTGACCTACGAGCTCACCGCCTGGCTGCGCTTCGGCGAGGGCCAGGACGTCGACGACGTCTGGCTGAGCCGCGCGAACACGACCGGCGGCACCACCGCCTTCGCGACGCTCGCGCAGTTCGACACCGTCACGAACAGCGGATGGACCGAGGTGACGGCGACCTTCCAGGGCTCCGACGCCGACGGCTCGCTGCTCTACTTCGAGACCCGGTGGGACAACGGCGCGGTGGGCAATATCAGCGACCTCTACGTCGACGACATCGTGCTCCGCGTGCCCGAGCCTCCGGTCATCGAGGACCTCACGGGCATCCGGGAGACGGTCGACTTCCCGGTGGGCGTCGCGATCGACAGCCGCGAGACGTCGGGTGCGGCATCCGAGCTGCTGCTGCGCCACTTCGACCAGGTGACGCCCGAGAACTTCATGAAGCCCGAGGCCTGGTACGACGCGGACGGCGACTTCGTCGCCGCGAACGCCGAGGCGGACGCCGTCATGGACTTCGCGCAGGAGCACGACCTGCGCGTGTACGGGCATGTGCTCGTGTGGCACAGCCAGACGCCCGCCTGGTTCTTCCAGGACGACGCGGGTCAGCCGCTCGCGGCCGACGACGCCGGCAGGGCGGTGCTGCGCGACCGGATGCGAACGCACATCTTCGACGTGGCCGAGTACCTCGCCGGGAAGTACGGTCCGTTCGGTTCCGACACCAACCCGCTCACCGCGTTCGACGTCGTGAACGAGGTCGTCTCCGACGGCGGCGAGTTCACCGACGGCCTGCGCCGCAGCGAGTGGTACCGGATCCTCGGGGAGGAGTTCATCGACCTCGCGTTCGCATACGCCGACGAGGCCTTCAACGAGGTCCACGCGGCGGATGGCGCGGACCGGCCGGTCGCCCTCTTCATCAACGACTACAACACCGAGCAGGGCGGCAAGCAGGAGCGCTACCGCGCCCTCGTGGAGCGGCTGCTCGCACGTGGCGTGCCGGTCGACGGCGTGGGACACCAGTTCCACGTGAGCCTCGCGATGCCCGTCTCGGCCCTCGAGCAGGCGATCGTCGCCTTCGAGGACCTGCCCGTCACGCAGGCGGTCACCGAGCTCGACGTCACGACCGGCACCCCGGTCGCGCAGGCGAAGCTCGTCGACCAGGGCTACTACTATCGCGACGCGTTCCGGGTGTTCCGCGAGCACGCGGACTCGCTGTACTCGGTCACGGTGTGGGGCCTCACCGACGGTCGCAGCTGGCGTGCCGGCTCGGGTGCGCCGCTGATCTTCGACGACCAGTACCGGGCCAAGCCCGCGTACCACGGTGCCATCGACGGCGACCTTCCCGCGCCGCAGCGCACCGCGAACGTGTTCGCCGGCGACGTGCCGCTCGACGATGCGGCGACCGCGTCGCCCGAGTGGGACCGGCTGCCGCGGCACGCCGTCGAGGGCGTGGCGGAGTTCCAGCTCCGTTGGGCGAGCGACCACCTCACGGTGTTCGCGAGCGTCGACGACGCGACGACGGATGCCGTGGACGGCGTGGAGCTGCGGCTCGGCGACGCCGTGATCACCGTCGGCCGCGACGGGTCGGGCGGCGTCGCGGCGGAGGTGACCGAGCACGAGGGCGGCTACGACCTCGTCGCGCACCTGCCGCTGTCGGGTGCCGTGCAGGGCGACACGCTCGCGTTCGACCTGCGGGTGACGGATGCCTCGGGCGAGACGGTGGGCTGGAACGCGCCGGGCGTGCTCGGCACGCTCACGCTCGTCGAGCCGCTGTCCGTCCTCGAGGTCGTCGAGGCCGACGCGGCACCCGCCGTGGACGGCGCGATCGAGGCCGCGTGGAGTGACGCGAACACCGTGCGCACCGAGAAGCCCGTGCTCGGGGAGACCGGCGCGACCGCGGACGTCCGCACGCTCTGGTCGGGCGACACGCTGTACGTGCTCGCGGAGGTCGCCGACCCGATCGTCGACGTCTCGGGCTCCGACCCCTGGATCCAGGACTCGGTCGAGGTCTACGTCGACCCGGGGAACGCGAAGAACGGCTCGTACCGGTACGACGACACGCAGATCCGGGTGAGCGCCGCGAACGCGGTGTCGTTCGGCACGGGCGACGAGGGGTTCCAGCGGGCACGCGTGCAGAGTGCCACGGCGCTCGTCGACGGCGGGTACGTCGTCGAGCTGTCGGTCGACCTCGGCGACGCTGCGGGCCTCGGCACCTTCCACGGGCTGGACTTCCAGGTCAACGACGCGTCGGGTGGCCAGCGCACGGCGATCCGCAACTGGGCCGACCCCACGGGTGCCGGGTACCAGTCGACGGCGCGCTGGGGCGTCGGCGAGTTCGTCGGCCCGGCCGCGCCGACCGCCGTCGAGAACGTCGTCGCGCCGTCGATCCAGGGCCAGTCGCTCGCGGGTCGCGTGCTCACGGCCGATCCGGGCGAGTGGAGCCCGTCGCCGGTGGAGCTGTCGTACCAGTGGCAGCGCGACGGCGTCGACATCCCCGGGGCGACCGGTGCGCTGTACCGCGTGCACGGCCTCGACCGCGGCTCGGCGCTGACGGTCATCGTCACCGCGACGGCCGACGGGCTCGACGCGGGCGTCGCGGCCACCTCGCCCGTCACCGTTCCCGGGATCGGCCGCCCGCTTCCCTAG
- a CDS encoding DUF4232 domain-containing protein, which produces MSSAASRFAVGLLAAWAVATLAACTASTDPPPQSASPTTLAAPTPTPSEGVACQDHFIAQIEWGTDPAAPQTAYIALTNTGDTDCSLSGFPSETAFLGASGPIETVGYGVEGAATADDYGRAGEVVTIAPGQRAYIWARIAQTADRASDDPCQFPVAATGCHPGVARRIRSDRRAGRHRSVPGRRRG; this is translated from the coding sequence ATGAGCAGCGCAGCATCCCGATTCGCGGTGGGTCTGCTGGCAGCCTGGGCAGTCGCGACCCTGGCCGCGTGCACAGCGTCGACCGATCCGCCACCGCAGTCCGCTTCGCCGACCACGCTCGCGGCACCGACTCCGACGCCGTCTGAAGGCGTCGCGTGCCAAGACCACTTCATCGCGCAGATCGAGTGGGGAACCGATCCGGCCGCTCCGCAGACCGCGTACATCGCGCTCACCAACACCGGCGACACGGACTGCTCCCTTTCCGGATTCCCGAGCGAGACGGCGTTCCTGGGCGCGTCCGGGCCGATCGAGACCGTGGGTTACGGCGTCGAAGGCGCTGCAACGGCCGACGACTACGGCCGCGCCGGCGAGGTCGTGACCATCGCTCCCGGGCAACGCGCCTACATCTGGGCCCGGATCGCGCAGACGGCCGATCGGGCGAGCGATGACCCCTGCCAGTTCCCGGTCGCCGCGACGGGGTGTCACCCTGGTGTTGCCCGACGCATCCGGTCCGATCGTCGCGCCGGTCGACATCGAAGTGTGCCTGGACGCCGACGAGGATGA